The proteins below are encoded in one region of Serratia symbiotica:
- the murD gene encoding UDP-N-acetylmuramoyl-L-alanine--D-glutamate ligase, with product MADYQGKKVVIIGLGLTGLACVDFFMARGIMPRVMDTRVSPPGLDTLPGSLECHLGSLHQGWLLAADLIVVSPGVALATPALSAAADAGVEIVGDVELFCREAQAPIVAITGSNGKSTVTTLVGEMAKAAGWAVGIGGNIGLPALSLLRQECQLYVLELSSFQLETTHSLRAAAATMLNVTEDHMDRYPFGLQQYRVAKLRVYENAGVCVVNTDDTLTLPVRGTDARCVSFGVDVGDYHLNCQQGETWLRVRGEKVLNTREMKLTGRHNYTNALAALALADAVNIPRASSLKALTTFTGLPHRFQWVWECNGVRWINDSKATNVGSTEAALKGLQVEGMLHLLLGGDGKSADFSPLVRYLQGDNVRLYCFGRDGAQLVQLRPAVATLTETLEQAMRDIACRVQPGDMVLLSPACASLDQFRNFEVRGDSFVRLAQELGG from the coding sequence ATGGCAGATTATCAGGGTAAAAAAGTCGTCATCATTGGGTTGGGGCTCACTGGGCTGGCCTGTGTTGATTTCTTTATGGCGCGCGGCATCATGCCACGCGTTATGGATACCCGCGTCTCACCGCCAGGGCTGGATACGTTGCCTGGAAGCCTAGAATGCCACCTAGGCAGCCTGCATCAGGGCTGGCTGCTGGCGGCGGATTTGATCGTCGTCAGCCCAGGCGTTGCGCTGGCGACGCCGGCGTTGAGCGCCGCAGCAGACGCCGGCGTGGAAATCGTCGGCGATGTTGAACTATTCTGTCGCGAAGCACAGGCACCCATCGTGGCGATCACCGGCTCCAATGGCAAAAGCACCGTCACCACCTTGGTGGGTGAGATGGCGAAAGCCGCTGGCTGGGCGGTGGGCATTGGCGGCAATATCGGCCTGCCGGCGTTGAGCTTGCTGCGTCAGGAATGTCAACTGTACGTGCTGGAGCTATCGAGCTTCCAACTGGAAACCACCCATAGCCTGCGGGCGGCAGCGGCGACTATGCTGAATGTCACCGAAGATCATATGGATCGCTATCCGTTTGGTTTACAGCAGTATCGCGTGGCCAAATTGCGCGTTTATGAGAACGCGGGTGTTTGCGTAGTGAATACCGACGACACATTGACCCTGCCGGTGCGCGGTACTGACGCACGCTGCGTCAGCTTCGGTGTGGATGTGGGCGACTACCACCTGAACTGTCAGCAAGGCGAAACCTGGTTACGGGTGCGTGGTGAGAAAGTGCTGAATACCCGCGAGATGAAGCTGACTGGCCGTCATAACTACACCAATGCCCTGGCGGCACTGGCGCTGGCTGATGCGGTCAATATCCCGCGTGCCTCCAGCCTGAAGGCACTGACTACCTTCACCGGCCTGCCGCACCGTTTTCAGTGGGTGTGGGAATGCAATGGCGTGCGCTGGATCAACGATTCCAAAGCCACCAACGTTGGCAGTACCGAAGCGGCGCTGAAGGGGTTGCAAGTGGAGGGTATGCTGCATCTGCTGCTGGGTGGTGACGGCAAGTCTGCGGATTTTTCCCCGCTGGTACGCTATCTGCAAGGCGACAATGTGCGTCTGTACTGTTTTGGCCGCGACGGCGCACAGTTGGTGCAGTTGCGTCCCGCGGTAGCCACCTTGACCGAAACCCTGGAACAGGCGATGCGTGACATCGCCTGTCGGGTACAACCTGGTGATATGGTGTTGTTGTCACCGGCGTGCGCCAGCCTTGATCAGTTCCGTAATTTTGAAGTGCGTGGTGATAGTTTCGTCCGCTTGGCACAGGAGCTTGGCGGATGA
- the murG gene encoding undecaprenyldiphospho-muramoylpentapeptide beta-N-acetylglucosaminyltransferase: MSGKPKRLMVMAGGTGGHVFPGLAVAHHLMAQGWQVRWLGTADRMEADLVPRHGIEIDFIRISGLRGKGLKAQLSAPLRIWQAVRQAQLIMRRFQPDVVLGMGGYVSGPGGLAAWLCGIPVVLHEQNGIAGLTNRWLARIAKTVLQAFPGAFPNAEVVGNPLRRDVLALPLPTERLQGREGPIRVLVIGGSQGAQVLNQTVPEIAARLGDSITLWHQVGKGALERGLRDYERAGQTQHKVTEFIDDMAVAYAWADVVVCRSGALTVSEVAAAGLPAIFVPFQHQDRQQYWNALPLEEAGAAKIIEQPQFNADTVCELLASWHRPMLLAMAEKARSVAIPDATERVAAELIRAAK, translated from the coding sequence ATGAGCGGGAAACCTAAGCGTTTAATGGTGATGGCAGGCGGTACCGGTGGGCATGTGTTCCCAGGGCTGGCGGTTGCGCATCATCTGATGGCGCAGGGCTGGCAGGTGCGTTGGCTTGGCACCGCAGACCGAATGGAAGCCGATTTGGTGCCGAGGCACGGCATTGAGATTGATTTCATCCGTATTTCCGGCCTACGTGGTAAAGGGCTGAAGGCTCAACTGAGCGCACCGCTGCGCATCTGGCAGGCGGTACGGCAGGCGCAGCTAATCATGCGCCGCTTCCAGCCGGACGTGGTGCTGGGCATGGGGGGGTATGTTTCCGGCCCCGGTGGCTTGGCAGCTTGGCTTTGCGGCATCCCAGTGGTACTGCACGAGCAGAACGGCATCGCTGGTTTGACCAACCGCTGGCTGGCGCGTATCGCTAAAACGGTATTGCAGGCTTTTCCCGGTGCGTTCCCGAACGCTGAGGTGGTGGGTAACCCGTTACGCCGTGATGTGCTGGCTCTGCCATTGCCAACTGAACGCCTGCAAGGGCGAGAAGGCCCCATCCGCGTGCTAGTGATTGGTGGGAGTCAGGGCGCGCAGGTGCTTAACCAGACAGTGCCTGAAATCGCGGCGCGCTTGGGCGATAGCATCACGCTCTGGCATCAGGTAGGTAAAGGCGCTCTGGAGAGGGGGCTGCGCGACTACGAGAGGGCAGGGCAGACGCAGCATAAAGTGACCGAGTTTATTGATGATATGGCCGTCGCCTACGCCTGGGCTGACGTGGTGGTGTGCCGTTCCGGCGCGCTCACTGTCAGCGAGGTTGCCGCAGCGGGTCTGCCGGCGATTTTTGTGCCGTTCCAGCATCAGGATCGTCAGCAGTACTGGAACGCCCTCCCACTGGAAGAGGCCGGCGCGGCGAAGATTATCGAACAGCCACAGTTCAACGCTGATACGGTGTGCGAGCTGTTGGCGAGTTGGCATCGCCCGATGTTGTTGGCGATGGCCGAAAAGGCACGCTCGGTGGCCATTCCTGACGCCACCGAGCGTGTGGCGGCGGAACTGATACGAGCCGCCAAATAA
- the ftsW gene encoding cell division protein FtsW, whose translation MRLRLPNFGLREGVKNWAAGSRDDSAKVMYDSTLLWLTFGLAIIGFVMVTSASMPIGQRLADDPFLFAKRDALYLGVAFGLSMVTLRIPMDVWQRYSSVMLLMSMVMLLIVLVVGSSVNGASRWIALGPLRIQPAELSKLSLFCYLASYLVRKVEEVRSNFWGFCKPMGVMVVLAVLLLAQPDLGTVVVLFITTLAMLFLAGAKMWQFLAIIGSGVFAVVLLIIAEPYRMRRVTSFWNPWADQFGSGYQLTQSLMAFGRGELWGQGLGNSVQKLEYLPEAHTDFIFSILGEELGYIGVVLTLLMVFFVAFRAMSIGRRALASDQRFSGFLACSIGVWFSFQALVNVGAAAGLLPTKGLTLPLISYGGSSLLIMSTAIVLLLRIDYETRLAKAQAFVKR comes from the coding sequence ATGAGACTACGCTTGCCGAACTTTGGGCTGAGAGAAGGGGTAAAAAACTGGGCGGCGGGATCACGCGACGATTCTGCCAAGGTGATGTACGACAGCACACTACTGTGGCTGACCTTTGGTTTGGCGATTATCGGCTTTGTGATGGTGACATCGGCTTCAATGCCGATCGGCCAGCGTCTGGCGGACGATCCTTTCCTATTCGCCAAGCGTGACGCGTTGTATCTCGGCGTGGCCTTTGGCCTATCGATGGTGACGTTGCGTATCCCGATGGACGTTTGGCAGCGTTACAGCAGCGTGATGTTGTTGATGTCGATGGTGATGTTACTGATCGTGCTGGTGGTCGGCAGCTCGGTAAACGGGGCATCGCGCTGGATCGCGCTAGGCCCGTTGCGCATTCAGCCAGCGGAGTTGTCCAAGCTGTCGCTATTCTGCTATCTGGCGAGCTATCTGGTGCGCAAGGTTGAAGAGGTGCGCAGCAACTTTTGGGGCTTCTGCAAGCCGATGGGGGTGATGGTGGTGTTGGCAGTGTTGCTGCTGGCACAGCCGGATCTTGGCACCGTGGTGGTGCTGTTTATCACTACCTTGGCGATGTTGTTCCTGGCAGGGGCGAAGATGTGGCAGTTCCTGGCGATCATCGGCTCTGGCGTGTTCGCTGTGGTGCTGCTGATTATTGCCGAACCTTACCGTATGCGCCGTGTGACATCGTTCTGGAACCCCTGGGCCGATCAGTTTGGCAGCGGCTACCAACTGACCCAGTCGTTAATGGCGTTTGGCCGTGGCGAGTTATGGGGGCAAGGGCTAGGTAACTCGGTGCAAAAATTGGAATATTTGCCAGAGGCGCACACTGACTTCATTTTCTCGATTTTAGGTGAAGAACTGGGCTATATCGGTGTGGTTTTAACCTTGTTGATGGTATTCTTCGTCGCTTTTCGCGCGATGTCGATCGGTCGCCGCGCCTTGGCGAGTGATCAACGATTTTCCGGCTTCCTGGCCTGCTCGATTGGCGTGTGGTTCAGCTTTCAGGCACTGGTTAACGTCGGTGCTGCCGCTGGCCTGTTACCGACCAAAGGTTTGACGTTGCCGCTGATCAGCTATGGCGGTTCGAGCCTGCTGATTATGTCGACTGCGATCGTGCTGTTGTTGCGTATTGATTATGAAACGCGCCTGGCCAAAGCCCAGGCGTTTGTGAAGAGGTAA
- a CDS encoding D-alanine--D-alanine ligase: protein MADKVAVLLGGTSAEREISLQSGAAVIAGLREGGIDAHGIDPRDFPVIQLKAQGFNKVFISLHGRGGEDGTIQGLLELLELPYTGSGVMASALGIDKWRSKMLWQSMELPVAPYVALNRKQYAGDEKAALLDRLASLGFPLIVKPSREGSSVGMSKVSESSALEVALEEAFRYDDEVLVEKWLSGPEYTVAMLGDQVLPSIRIQPAGRFYDYQAKYLSGNTQYFCPSGLSAEQEAEMAALALRAYRALDCRGWGRIDLMQDSDGSFYLLEVNTSPGMTNNSLVPMAARQFGLSFSQLVTRILALAE, encoded by the coding sequence ATGGCTGATAAAGTTGCTGTACTGCTAGGGGGCACTTCCGCTGAACGTGAAATTTCACTGCAATCCGGTGCTGCCGTAATAGCCGGGCTACGAGAAGGCGGTATCGACGCCCATGGCATTGACCCGCGCGACTTCCCGGTGATCCAGTTAAAAGCGCAGGGGTTCAATAAAGTATTTATCTCGCTGCACGGCCGTGGCGGTGAGGATGGCACCATACAGGGGCTGCTGGAGTTACTTGAATTGCCTTATACCGGCAGCGGCGTGATGGCGTCAGCGCTGGGCATCGACAAATGGCGCAGCAAAATGTTGTGGCAGTCGATGGAGTTGCCGGTAGCACCTTATGTGGCGCTAAATCGTAAGCAGTACGCTGGCGATGAAAAAGCAGCGCTACTAGATCGCCTCGCTTCGCTAGGCTTTCCGTTGATCGTCAAACCGAGCCGCGAAGGCTCCAGCGTTGGTATGAGCAAGGTTAGCGAAAGCAGCGCACTTGAGGTAGCGCTGGAAGAGGCTTTTCGTTATGACGACGAAGTGCTGGTGGAAAAGTGGCTGAGCGGCCCGGAATACACCGTGGCGATGTTGGGCGATCAAGTTCTGCCGTCGATCCGCATTCAGCCCGCAGGTAGGTTCTACGATTACCAGGCCAAGTACCTCTCGGGTAATACCCAGTACTTTTGCCCAAGCGGCCTGAGCGCGGAACAAGAAGCCGAGATGGCAGCGCTGGCGCTACGCGCCTACCGTGCGCTGGACTGTCGTGGCTGGGGTCGTATAGACCTGATGCAGGATAGCGATGGTAGCTTCTATCTGCTTGAGGTGAATACGTCTCCCGGCATGACCAACAATAGCCTGGTGCCGATGGCAGCGCGCCAGTTTGGACTAAGCTTCTCGCAATTGGTAACGAGAATTTTGGCGTTGGCCGAGTGA
- the murC gene encoding UDP-N-acetylmuramate--L-alanine ligase, protein MNTQQLAKLRTIVPEMRRVRHIHFVGIGGAGMGGIAEVLANEGYQISGSDLAPNPVTQQLSALGATIYFNHRTENVLDASVVVVSSAISADNPEIVAAREARIPVIRRAEMLAELMRFRHGIAVAGTHGKTTTTAMVSSIYAEADLDPTFVNGGLVKAAGTHARLGSSRFLIAEADESDASFLHLQPMVAIITNIEADHMDTYQGDFENLKQTFINFLHNLPFYGRAVMCIDDPVVRELLPCVGRHITTYGFSNDADVRIENYHQLGAQGCFTLSRQDKPLITVTLNAPGRHNALNAAAAAAVATEEGIDDEDILRALASFQGTGRRFDFLGEFPLATVNGKAGSAMLVDDYGHHPTEVDATLQAARAGWPDKRLVMIFQPHRYTRTRDLYDDFANVLSQVDVLLMLEVYAAGETPIPGADSRALCRTIRSRGKLDPILVSDADSVPEILAQLLQADDLVLVQGAGNVGKIARKLAEVKLQPQKKEEEYHG, encoded by the coding sequence ATGAATACACAACAATTGGCGAAACTACGTACTATAGTGCCTGAGATGCGACGCGTCCGGCACATCCACTTTGTCGGCATCGGTGGTGCTGGCATGGGAGGTATCGCCGAAGTGTTGGCTAACGAAGGTTATCAGATCAGCGGCTCCGATCTGGCACCGAACCCAGTAACCCAACAGTTGAGTGCGCTCGGAGCGACGATTTACTTTAATCACCGCACGGAAAATGTGCTGGATGCGAGCGTGGTGGTGGTGTCTAGCGCCATCTCCGCCGATAACCCGGAGATTGTCGCCGCCCGTGAAGCCCGCATCCCGGTGATCCGTCGTGCCGAGATGCTGGCCGAATTAATGCGTTTTCGCCATGGCATTGCTGTCGCCGGTACGCACGGCAAAACCACCACTACGGCGATGGTATCAAGTATTTATGCCGAAGCCGACCTGGATCCGACCTTTGTCAACGGCGGGTTGGTGAAAGCGGCGGGAACCCATGCGCGTTTAGGCTCCAGCCGTTTCCTGATTGCAGAAGCGGATGAGAGCGATGCATCGTTCCTGCATCTACAGCCGATGGTGGCGATCATCACCAACATTGAAGCTGACCATATGGACACTTACCAGGGTGATTTTGAAAACCTGAAGCAGACCTTTATCAATTTCTTGCACAACCTGCCGTTCTACGGCCGTGCGGTGATGTGCATTGATGATCCGGTAGTACGGGAGTTATTGCCATGCGTAGGTCGCCACATCACCACTTACGGCTTTAGTAACGATGCTGACGTGCGCATCGAAAATTACCACCAGCTAGGTGCTCAGGGGTGCTTTACTCTGAGCCGGCAGGACAAGCCACTGATAACGGTGACCCTCAATGCACCGGGTCGCCACAATGCGCTGAACGCGGCGGCGGCGGCGGCGGTAGCGACCGAAGAAGGCATTGACGACGAAGATATTTTGCGCGCGTTGGCGAGTTTTCAAGGCACGGGGCGTCGCTTCGACTTCCTTGGAGAGTTCCCGCTGGCTACGGTCAACGGCAAAGCAGGCAGCGCAATGCTGGTGGACGATTACGGTCATCATCCCACTGAAGTGGATGCCACGCTGCAAGCAGCACGCGCCGGTTGGCCGGACAAACGCTTAGTGATGATTTTCCAGCCTCATCGCTATACGCGTACCCGTGACTTGTACGACGATTTTGCTAACGTGCTGTCGCAGGTAGATGTGCTGCTGATGCTTGAGGTATACGCGGCGGGTGAAACGCCGATCCCGGGTGCGGACAGTCGTGCGTTGTGCCGCACTATCCGCAGCCGTGGCAAGCTGGACCCGATTTTGGTTTCCGATGCTGACAGCGTGCCGGAAATCTTGGCACAACTGTTACAGGCCGATGATTTGGTGCTGGTGCAGGGTGCCGGAAACGTAGGTAAAATCGCCAGAAAATTAGCTGAAGTGAAATTGCAACCACAGAAAAAAGAGGAAGAATATCATGGCTGA
- the ftsA gene encoding cell division protein FtsA, protein MIKSTDRKLVVGLEIGTAKVSALVGEILPDGMVNIIGVGGCPSRGMDKGGVNDLESVVKCVQRAIDQAELMADCQISSVYLALSGKHISCQNEIGMVPISEEEVTQEDVENVVHTAKSVRVRDEHRILHVIPQEYAIDYQEGIKNPVGLSGVRMQAKVHLITCHNDMAKNIVKAVERCGLKVDQLIFAGLAASYAVLTEDERELGVCVVDIGGGTMDMAVYTGGALRHTKVIPYAGNVVTSDIAYAFGTPPTDAEAIKVRHGCALGSVVSKDESVEVPSVGGRPPRSLQRQTLAEVIEPRYTELLNLVNDEILQLQEQLRQQGVKHHLAAGIVLTGGAAQIDGLAACAQRVFHTQVRVGQPLNITGLTDYAQEPYYSTAVGLLHYGKECHLNSEAEVEKRASVGNWFKRINSWLRKEF, encoded by the coding sequence ATGATCAAGTCGACGGACAGAAAACTGGTAGTTGGACTGGAGATCGGGACTGCAAAAGTCTCCGCACTGGTGGGAGAAATTCTGCCCGATGGCATGGTCAATATTATCGGGGTAGGAGGTTGCCCGTCGCGCGGTATGGATAAGGGCGGCGTCAACGATCTGGAGTCGGTAGTGAAGTGTGTACAGCGTGCGATTGATCAGGCCGAACTGATGGCGGATTGCCAAATTTCTTCAGTTTACCTCGCATTATCGGGGAAACATATCAGTTGCCAGAACGAAATAGGGATGGTTCCTATCTCAGAAGAGGAAGTGACTCAGGAAGATGTGGAAAACGTGGTGCATACCGCTAAATCGGTGCGTGTCCGCGACGAACACCGCATCTTGCATGTGATCCCTCAGGAATACGCCATCGACTATCAGGAAGGCATCAAGAACCCGGTCGGGCTGTCTGGTGTGCGCATGCAGGCCAAGGTGCACCTGATCACCTGCCATAATGATATGGCGAAGAACATTGTCAAAGCCGTAGAACGTTGCGGTTTGAAAGTTGACCAACTTATTTTTGCCGGTCTGGCTGCCAGCTATGCGGTACTGACTGAAGATGAGCGCGAACTGGGTGTCTGTGTAGTGGACATCGGGGGCGGCACCATGGATATGGCGGTGTACACCGGTGGTGCGCTACGCCACACCAAAGTGATCCCCTACGCCGGAAACGTGGTCACCAGTGATATTGCCTACGCCTTCGGCACACCGCCGACCGATGCGGAGGCTATCAAAGTTCGGCACGGCTGTGCGCTTGGGTCGGTTGTGAGCAAGGATGAGAGTGTAGAGGTGCCTAGTGTTGGGGGGCGTCCTCCGCGCAGTCTGCAAAGACAGACACTGGCTGAAGTCATCGAGCCACGCTACACCGAATTGTTGAATCTGGTTAATGATGAAATTTTGCAATTGCAGGAGCAATTGCGTCAGCAAGGGGTAAAGCATCATCTGGCAGCGGGTATTGTGCTGACCGGCGGTGCCGCCCAAATTGATGGCTTGGCAGCCTGTGCGCAACGGGTGTTCCACACCCAGGTACGCGTTGGTCAACCCTTGAACATCACAGGTCTAACGGATTATGCGCAGGAGCCTTACTACTCTACGGCGGTAGGTCTGCTGCACTATGGAAAAGAATGTCACCTGAATAGTGAGGCAGAGGTAGAAAAACGCGCCTCGGTGGGCAATTGGTTTAAACGCATCAATAGCTGGCTGAGAAAAGAATTTTAA
- the ftsQ gene encoding cell division protein FtsQ, translated as MPQAALNARDREVGSNSRRSNGTQLAGMIFLLLVLGTILWSGWAVISWMKDASHQPLSRLVVTGERDYTTNDDIRQAILVLGAPGTFMTQDVDVIQQQIERLPWIKQVSVRKQWPDELKIHLVEYVPVARWNDLHRVDADGTSFSEPTEWVGKQTLPLLYGPEGSEKEVLEGYRAMGSMLAASKYTLKMVAMSARHSWQLALDNNARLELGRDDRIGRLQRFIELYPLLQQQAQAESKRVSYVDLRYESGASVGWAPLLIDSQAVEAQQNSNQQQNQAQAK; from the coding sequence ATGCCGCAAGCGGCTCTGAATGCGCGCGATCGCGAGGTGGGAAGCAACTCGCGCCGCAGCAATGGAACCCAATTGGCGGGGATGATCTTCCTGCTGCTGGTGCTAGGAACGATCCTATGGAGCGGTTGGGCGGTGATTAGCTGGATGAAAGACGCCAGCCACCAGCCGCTTTCGCGGCTGGTGGTAACCGGGGAACGTGACTACACCACCAATGATGATATCCGCCAGGCGATCCTGGTACTGGGCGCACCAGGGACGTTTATGACGCAGGATGTCGATGTCATCCAGCAGCAGATTGAGCGACTGCCATGGATCAAGCAGGTTAGCGTGCGTAAGCAATGGCCGGATGAACTGAAAATCCACCTGGTGGAGTATGTGCCGGTAGCGCGTTGGAATGATTTGCATAGGGTGGATGCTGATGGCACATCGTTCAGCGAACCAACAGAGTGGGTGGGCAAACAGACATTGCCGCTGCTCTACGGCCCGGAAGGTAGCGAAAAGGAGGTGCTGGAGGGTTACCGTGCCATGGGCAGCATGTTAGCTGCCAGCAAATATACGCTAAAAATGGTAGCGATGAGCGCACGCCATTCCTGGCAGTTGGCTTTGGATAATAACGCTCGCTTGGAACTGGGGCGTGATGACCGCATAGGTCGTCTACAGCGGTTTATCGAGCTTTATCCGCTATTGCAGCAGCAGGCTCAGGCGGAAAGTAAGCGCGTCAGTTATGTCGATTTGCGCTATGAATCTGGTGCCTCGGTAGGTTGGGCACCGTTGCTCATCGACTCGCAAGCGGTTGAGGCTCAGCAAAACAGTAATCAGCAACAGAATCAGGCACAGGCAAAATAA
- the ftsZ gene encoding cell division protein FtsZ, whose protein sequence is MFEPMELTNDAVIKVIGVGGGGGNAVEHMVREHIEGVEFFAVNTDAQALRKTAVGQTIQIGSAITKGLGAGANPEVGRNSAEEDREALRTALDGADMVFIAAGMGGGTGTGAAPVVAEVAKDLGILTVAVVTKPFNFEGKKRMAFAEQGIAELSKHVDSLITIPNDKLLKVLGRGISLLDAFGAANDVLKGAVQGIAELITRPGLMNVDFADVRTVMSEMGYAMMGSGIACGEDRAEEAAEMAISSPLLEDIDLSGARGVLVNITAGFDLRLDEFETVGNTIRAFASDNATVVIGTSLDPEMNDELRVTVVATGIGMDKRPEITLVTNKQASQPVLDHRYQQHGMSPLPQEVKPAKVVNDQAMQPNKEPDYLDIPAFLRKQAD, encoded by the coding sequence ATGTTTGAACCAATGGAACTAACCAATGACGCGGTGATTAAAGTCATCGGCGTCGGCGGTGGCGGTGGCAACGCCGTTGAACACATGGTGCGCGAGCACATCGAAGGTGTTGAATTCTTTGCCGTTAATACAGACGCTCAGGCGCTTCGTAAAACGGCAGTTGGCCAAACTATCCAGATTGGCAGTGCTATCACCAAAGGTCTGGGGGCGGGTGCGAACCCGGAGGTGGGCCGTAATTCAGCGGAAGAGGATCGTGAAGCCCTGCGCACCGCACTGGATGGCGCAGATATGGTGTTCATCGCAGCGGGTATGGGTGGCGGTACGGGGACTGGTGCAGCACCAGTGGTGGCTGAAGTGGCTAAGGATCTGGGTATTCTAACCGTGGCCGTGGTGACCAAGCCGTTCAATTTTGAAGGCAAGAAACGTATGGCGTTTGCCGAGCAGGGCATCGCCGAATTGTCCAAACATGTGGACTCCCTGATCACCATCCCGAACGATAAACTGTTGAAAGTTTTGGGTCGTGGCATTTCCCTGCTAGACGCGTTCGGCGCGGCCAACGACGTGCTGAAAGGTGCGGTGCAGGGGATCGCCGAACTGATCACCCGCCCAGGTCTGATGAACGTCGACTTTGCTGATGTGCGTACCGTAATGTCCGAAATGGGCTACGCGATGATGGGTTCCGGTATTGCCTGCGGTGAAGACCGTGCTGAAGAAGCAGCCGAAATGGCGATCTCCAGCCCACTGCTAGAAGATATCGACTTGTCTGGCGCTCGCGGCGTGCTGGTCAACATCACGGCTGGCTTCGATCTGCGTTTGGATGAGTTCGAAACCGTGGGTAACACCATTCGTGCCTTCGCTTCCGACAACGCCACTGTGGTTATCGGTACTTCGCTGGATCCGGAGATGAACGATGAACTGCGTGTCACCGTGGTGGCAACGGGTATCGGTATGGACAAACGTCCTGAAATCACCCTGGTGACCAACAAACAGGCCAGTCAGCCCGTGTTGGATCATCGCTATCAGCAGCACGGCATGTCACCGTTGCCGCAGGAAGTGAAACCGGCCAAGGTGGTTAACGATCAAGCTATGCAGCCGAATAAAGAGCCAGACTATCTTGATATTCCCGCCTTCCTGCGTAAGCAGGCGGATTAG